In a genomic window of Sphingomonas koreensis:
- a CDS encoding FadR/GntR family transcriptional regulator, which translates to MPRPKHRPLTQSVAQELRRISLSEAPGVFLGSEKDLMGALGVSRPTFRQAVNLIEHEQLLSVVRGVKGGIFSRRPDIGGVISSASTFLISRGTTLGDLLLTTTSLLRDAAALAAGCQDEALRARAGELLKTLAAAENTPQDLARFQHDEITLITLLCEMGSNPAVELLLRMMYSLGVSAFPSIFEGREDLMQFRRTARVRLLSAIVAGDVEQAQRASRQNAHFSRSRIDPSLLDQRMITPGTAS; encoded by the coding sequence ATGCCCCGACCCAAGCACCGACCGCTTACGCAAAGCGTCGCCCAAGAACTGCGCCGTATCTCGCTTTCGGAAGCGCCGGGTGTATTCCTGGGGTCAGAAAAGGATCTGATGGGCGCGCTTGGTGTTAGCCGCCCGACTTTTCGGCAAGCGGTCAACTTGATCGAGCACGAGCAGCTGCTTTCGGTGGTTCGCGGCGTCAAGGGCGGCATCTTCAGTCGTCGGCCAGACATTGGCGGAGTGATTTCCTCGGCATCGACTTTCCTGATCTCGCGCGGGACGACTTTGGGGGATCTGCTTCTGACAACTACGTCGCTGTTACGTGACGCCGCTGCGCTGGCGGCTGGATGCCAAGATGAAGCGCTCAGAGCGAGGGCTGGGGAGCTTCTGAAAACGTTGGCTGCGGCCGAGAATACACCGCAGGACCTCGCAAGATTTCAGCACGACGAAATTACGCTGATCACCTTACTTTGTGAGATGGGGAGCAACCCTGCTGTCGAGCTGTTGCTGCGAATGATGTATTCGCTGGGCGTTTCCGCCTTTCCCTCCATTTTCGAGGGGCGCGAAGATTTGATGCAATTTCGTCGGACAGCCAGAGTGCGGCTGCTCTCGGCGATCGTTGCTGGGGATGTCGAGCAAGCGCAACGTGCGAGCCGCCAGAATGCGCATTTCTCGCGGTCACGCATCGATCCTTCGCTGCTCGATCAGCGAATGATAACGCCGGGAACGGCTAGCTGA